The following are from one region of the Dermacentor albipictus isolate Rhodes 1998 colony chromosome 5, USDA_Dalb.pri_finalv2, whole genome shotgun sequence genome:
- the LOC139059893 gene encoding endothelin-converting enzyme-like 1 has protein sequence MFRLPGDRVELKSVAVVETGTRASCSSSSSSDSSSSSSDADVDPVGGGCRVARPARRPGLQRLELHELHEVRQMQAAARGDGAGTALDPLDLAEPAPMNQEHNDVEVVVRPGNWYMNRRFLAVLSTTAILCSVALLIYLGSTLWIRIKFRDILRASTRRAYAEHADLPLFSGCDEMACQLYLAAIRTSINKSQDPCKDFYGYVCDSWKHQHRLLSVVDTAEDTMYKHALNVIQQSSQDSHNKAQAVSSVTSVEKKVSALARSCIELSESSLQDLRRFMFEHHLPWPEKSRWDPLAILLDLSGNWNIHLWFQVNIRLSPLRVGSTEPVLKFVPSAAFRSWMATMRAFAGHPIGSAPWLRYHMYVRKMLRLFDGSESASGEIVSTIEAMDKLTLETLGPAMNVPEPRIVRMSIRNLTETATLRIATGRLVLLFNEHFMWARRFSPSDIVQVENLGLLRSVVYILGLNTETQEALTLSLGLRVAHELGWMAHREIADVTLELAGLPPSAHKRRCLVQIESTVGVGWLSLFPKHQEAESFVRDVRDVLIDAVALRSKAFLQLRAYSTATPSNRDSFLASVLPEPSRRARFFIHWLNVMVGRWRLQQQDTTNVLKPGSLLSHRWSFQGALTVAEDYFVFPFYHSDLPPAVNYGGAGRLIADEVLRGLFHELAYNQSHNRNKRGRTLFFEHSNYTMPSDWPPYHVDTKALLAALSAYRLAVVQDLSSAYARLSSLAQDRLFFVSSFYALCSSGHYVDPLYGDARRRCNEPVKQLSEFAAAFQCNVRFTKL, from the exons ATGTTCAGGCTCCCCGGAGACCGGGTCGAGTTGAAGAGCGTCGCGGTGGTAGAGACCGGAACGAGAGCttcctgcagcagcagcagcagcagtgacagcAGTTCGAGCTCTTCGGACGCGGACGTGGACCCGGTGGGCGGCGGCTGCCGCGTCGCACGGCCGGCGAGGCGGCCGGGCTTGCAGCGCCTCGAGTTGCACGAGCTTCACGAAGTGCGCCAGATGCAGGCGGCGGCTCGTGGCGATGGCGCAGGCACCGCGCTGGACCCGCTAGACCTCGCAGAGCCGGCGCCGATGAACCAG GAACACAACGACGTCGAAGTAGTGGTTCGACCAGGGAATTGGTACATGAACCGGAGATTCCTAGCAGTGCTTTCCACCACGGCCATCCTCTGCAGCGTCGCTCTTCTGATTTATCTTGGCTCGACTCTATGGATTCGCATAAAGTTCCGCGACATTCTCCGTGCCAGCACCCGAAGGGCTTATGCAGAACATGCGGACCTTCCCCTGTTTTCAGGCTGCGACGAAATGGCATGCCAACTCTACCTGGCAGCTATCAGAACTTCCATCAACAAGTCTCAAGACCCCTGCAAAGACTTCTACGGGTATGTCTGCGATAGCTGGAAGCATCAACACCGTCTGCTCTCTGTTGTGGACACGGCTGAAGATACAATGTACAAACACGCGCTCAACGTTATCCAACAGTCTTCCCAGGACAGCCACAACAAGGCTCAAGCCGTTTCGTCTGTTACAAGCGTCGAGAAGAAAGTGTCCGCCCTAGCCAGGTCCTGTATTGAACTTTCGGAGAGCAGCCTGCAAGATCTGAGAAGGTTCATGTTCGAGCATCACCtgccatggcccgaaaaatctcgctGGGACCCACTAGCGATTCTGCTCGACCTCTCTGGAAACTGGAACATTCATCTCTGGTTTCAAGTCAACATCAGACTGTCTCCACTTCGCGTCGGTAGCACCGAGCCGGTACTGAAATTTGTTCCCAGCGCCGCCTTTCGCTCGTGGATGGCTACCATGCGTGCATTCGCCGGCCATCCAATAGGGTCGGCGCCGTGGCTTCGCTACCACATGTACGTTCGCAAGATGCTGCGCCTGTTCGACGGTTCAGAGTCGGCCTCTGGCGAAATCGTCTCAACCATCGAGGCCATGGACAAGCTCACACTAGAGACGCTGGGACCTGCCATGAACGTGCCTGAACCGAGAATAGTGCGCATGTCTATCCGCAACCTTACCGAGACGGCGACTCTCCGCATTGCAACCGGTCGTCTGGTCCTCCTCTTCAACGAGCATTTCATGTGGGCACGACGCTTTTCGCCCAGCGATATCGTGCAAGTGGAAAACCTGGGTCTGTTACGGTCTGTCGTCTACATCCTGGGACTCAATACAGAGACGCAAGAGGCGTTAACGCTGAGCCTGGGACTTCGCGTCGCTCACGAGTTGGGCTGGATGGCCCACAGAGAAATCGCGGATGTCACGCTGGAGCTCGCAGGCCTGCCTCCGTCGGCTCACAAGCGCCGCTGCCTCGTCCAGATCGAAAGTACCGTGGGTGTCGGATGGCTCAGTCTGTTTCCCAAGCATCAGGAAGCCGAGTCCTTCGTTCGGGACGTGAGAGACGTTCTTATTGATGCCGTGGCACTTCGAAGTAAGGCGTTTCTTCAGCTCCGTGCCTATAGTACTGCTACCCCGTCGAACAGGGACAGCTTCCTGGCCAGCGTGCTTCCAGAACCGTCACGCCGCGCTCGCTTCTTCATCCACTGGCTGAATGTGATGGTCGGGCGCTGGCGGCTGCAGCAGCAAGACACCACGAATGTTCTCAAGCCGGGCTCTTTGCTCAGCCATCGATGGAGTTTTCAAGGCGCACTCACGGTTGCGGAGGACTACTTCGTCTTTCCTTTCTACCACTCGGACCTGCCGCCAGCTGTCAACTACGGCGGCGCTGGCCGGCTAATTGCTGACGAAGTTCTCAGGGGCCTGTTTCACGAGCTGGCGTACAACCAAAgccacaatcgaaacaagcgaGGCCGCACATTGTTCTTTGAACATTCGAACTACACTATGCCGTCGGATTGGCCCCCGTACCACGTGGACACCAAGGCTCTCCTGGCCGCCCTGTCTGCGTATAGACTAGCTGTCGTGCAAGACTTGAGCAGTGCGTACGCCAGGCTGTCGAGCCTCGCTCAAGACAGACTTTTCTTTGTGTCATCGTTCTACGCGCTTTGCTCAAGCGGCCACTACGTGGACCCCTTGTACGGGGACGCGAGGCGCCGTTGCAACGAACCCGTTAAGCAGCTGTCAGAGTTTGCAGCAGCATTCCAGTGCAATGTGCGATTCACCAAGCTCTAG
- the LOC135911744 gene encoding uncharacterized protein, with protein MFDTANSYTGLNVTRAALAALIARLQAARNVFDENIYTGKFSLLDEAFPNADMSSWKVILRTFPLIGLEDPSNIVGIVEVLVDKDATVQAAALVYFSVHTAWYMFAREITNMEVAASLAARAAFCGEEIVKLFPLWDVLLTEQMTSPDRDAVVLQLFHRVADAVLADAQVTFSAYLNSSEVRRVVRGVRVVLAVDMTAPYSHHLPDASDNYFENALEFRDFHFQVRRINAARGLSGLHRLRHNLFQAFVSRAGNHIVVSAGVYTLLNFNATRGGNRTRVNSAAVNNAAVLGVLLADALWDALIDRKNWDFKTGRKVFFRAYCMRDILGRDLAPDLKHALLSLQSTARAVAAPGWHRRALAFGYYHLSASQVFFMLFVLHHSWQTLDHDDDGLSLSESIGHIGEFCDAFGCASQPQVDWATVCEGPSEDRRTGLQSHLSRKRRAKAVHWPGCMHNFTC; from the exons ATGTTCGACACCGCGAACAGTTATACGGGTCTTAACGTTACACGCGCCGCCTTGGCAGCTTTGATTGCGCGATTGCAAGCCGCACGCAATGTTTTCGACGAGAATATCTACACGGGCAAGTTTTCCCTCCTGGACGAAGCGTTTCCCAACGCAGACATGTCCTCGTGGAAGGTAATTCTGAGGACCTTCCCACTGATTGGCCTGGAGGATCCCTCCAATATCGTGGGCATCGTAGAAGTGCTCGTCGACAAGGACGCCACCGTCCAGGCAGCGGCGCTCGTCTACTTTTCTGTCCATACGGCGTGGTACATGTTTGCCCGAGAAATCACAAATATGGAGGTGGCCGCTAGCCTAGCGGCCCGGGCGGCTTTCTGCGGTGAGGAGATCGTGAAACTGTTTCCACTCTGGGACGTGTTGTTGACAGAGCAGATGACCAGTCCCGACCGAGACGCTGTCGTGCTGCAGTTATTCCACAGAGTCGCCGACGCCGTGCTTGCGGACGCTCAAGTCACCTTCTCCGCATACCTAAACTCGAGCGAGGTTCGCAGGGTGGTGCGAGGCGTTCGCGTCGTATTGGCCGTGGACATGACAGCACCGTACTCGCACCACCTGCCCGACGCGAGCGATAACTACTTCGAAAACGCGCTGGAATTCCGCGATTTCCATTTCCAG GTGAGACGCATCAACGCGGCGCGGGGCCTCTCAGGGCTGCACAGGCTCCGACATAACTTATTCCAGGCGTTTGTCAGCAGAGCGGGCAATCATATCGTCGTCTCGGCCGGCGTCTATACGCTCCTCAACTTCAACGCCACCCGCGGAGGCAACCGCACCCGAGTCAACAGCGCCGCTGTTAACAACGCCGCTGTGCTCGGCGTCCTGCTCGCGGACGCTCTCTGGGACGCGCTGATCGACCGAAAGAACTGGGACTTCAAGACTGGTCGAAAAGTGTTCTTTCGCGCGTACTGTATGAGAGACATCCTCGGACGCGACCTGGCCCCCGATCTGAAGCACGCTCTGCTGTCGCTGCAATCCACGGCCCGCGCCGTTGCTGCTCCGGGTTGGCACCGGAGGGCGCTGGCGTTCGGCTACTACCATCTTTCGGCTAGTCAAGTATTCTTCATGCTTTTTGTCCTGCACCACTCGTGGCAGACTCTCGACCACGACGATGATGGGCTGAGCCTGTCGGAGTCCATTGGGCACATCGGAGAGTTCTGCGATGCCTTTGGTTGCGCGTCGCAGCCGCAGGTCGACTGGGCCACTGTCTGTGAAGGGCCTTCTGAAGACAGACGCACTGGGCTTCAGTCCCACCTGTCACGGAAGCGTCGCGCGAAAGCTGTGCATTGGCCGGGGTGCATGCATAATTTCACTTGCTAG